The following is a genomic window from Bombina bombina isolate aBomBom1 chromosome 3, aBomBom1.pri, whole genome shotgun sequence.
gcggcacattctcactacttttgctagctatcaaaaaactagcaggtacgctcggcacttttacggcccagcgtacctggttttcaatctgccacccctggaggcggcggatcccataggaatcaatgggagtctgaccatagcgaaagtacaagttcgctgctgacagacatcccattgatttctatgggagctgtctacacctaacaccctaacatgtaccccgagtctaaacaccactaatctgaccccccctacaccgccgcaactaaataaagttattaccccctaaaccgcctcccggagcccaccgcaagctactctatacatattaacccctaaaccgccgctcccggagcccaccgcaactataataaatgtattaacccctaaaccgccgctccctgaacccgccgcaacctatattaaatgtattaacccctatcctgccccccctacaccgtcgccacctataataaatttattaacccctaatctgccccccctacaccgttgccacctataataaatttattaacccctatcctgccccccactacgccgccgccactgtcataaaattattaacccctaaacctaagtctaaccctaaccctaacgccctcctaacttaaatattaattaaataaatctaaataaattaactcttattaagtaaatgaatcctatttaaaactaaatacttacctttaaaataaaccctaatatagctacaatataaataataattatattctagctattttaggatttatttttattttacaggtacctttcaatttattttaaccatgtacaataactattaaatagttattaactatttaatagcttacctagctaaaataaagagaaatgtacctgtgaaataaatcctaacctaagttacaattacacctaacactacactatactttaataaattattcctatttaaaaataaatacttacctgtaaaataaaccctaagatagctacaatataattaataattatattatagctatcttaggatttatatttattttacaggtaactttgtatttattttagctagttagaatagttattaaatagttattaactatttaataactacatagctaaaagaaatacaaaattacctgtaaaataaatcctaacttaagttacaattaaacctaatactacactatcattaaattaattaaataaactacctacaaataactacaattaaatacaattacataaactaactaaagtacaaaaaataaaaaaagctaagttacaaaaaataaaaaaataagttacaaacatgttacaaatattacaacaattttaagctacttacacctaatctaagccccctaataaaataacaaacccccccaaaataaaaaaaatgccctaccctattctaaattaaataaatttcaaagctcttttaccttaccagcccttaaaagggccatttgtgggggcatgccccaaagaaaacagctcttttgcctgtaaaagaaaaatacaacctcccccccaacattaaaacccaccacccacatacccctaatctaacccaaaccccccttacaaaaacctaacactaatcccctgaagatcatcctaccttgagtcgtcttcactcagccgagccaccgatggaactgaagaggacatccggagcggaagaagttaatcctccaagcggcgctgaagaaatcttccatccgatgaagtcatcttccaagccgggtcttgaatcttccttccgccgacgcggaaccaccttcttcaccgacggactacgacgaatgacggctcctttaagggacgtcatccaagatggcgtcccctcaattccgattggctgataggattctatcagccaatcggaattaaggtaggaaaaatctgattggctgatggaatcagccaatcagattgagctcgcattctattggctgttccgatcagccaatagaatgcgagctcaatctgattggctgattggatcagccaatcggattgaacttgaatctgattggctgattccatcagccaatcagattttcctaccttaattccgattggctgatagaatcctatcagccaatcggaattgaggggacgccatcttggatgacgtcccttaaaggagccgtcattcgtcgtagtccgtcggtgaagaaggtggttccgcgtcggcggaaggaagattcaagacccggcttggaagatgacttcgcccggatagaagacctcttcagcgcctctttgaagatgacatcggccggatcgaagacttttcttcagcgccgcctggatgatgacttcatcggatggaagatttcttcagcgccgcttggaggattaacttcttccgctccggatgtcctcttcagttccatcggtggctcggctgagtgaagacgactcaaggtaggatgatcttcaggggattagtgttaggtttttgtaaggggggtttgggttagattaggggtatgtgggtggtgggttttaatgttgggggggttgtatttttcttttacaggcaaaagagctgttttctttggggcatgcccccacaaatggcccttttaagggctggtaaggtaaaagagctttgaaatttatttaatttagaatagggtagggcgtttttttattttggggggttttgttattttattagggggcttagattaggtgtaagtagcttaaaattgttgtaatatttgtaacatgtttgtaacttatttttttattttttgtaacttagctttttttattttttgtactttagttagtttatgtaattgtatttaattgtagttatttgtaggtagtttatttaattaatttaatgatagtgtagtattaggtttaattgtaacttaagttaggatttattttacaggtaattttgtatttcttttagctatgtagttattaaatagttaataactatttaataactattctaactagctaaaataaatacaaagttacctgtaaaataaatataaatcctaagatagctataatataattattaattatattgtagctatcttagggtttattttacaggtaagtatttatttttaaataggaataatttattaaagtatagtgtagtgttaggtgtaattgtaacttaggttaggatttatttcacaggtacatttctctttattttagctaggtaagctattaaatagttaataactatttaatagttattgtacatggttaaaataaattgaaaggtacctgtaaaataaaaataaatcctaagatagctagaatataattattatttatattgtagctatattagggtttattttaaaggtaagtatttcgttttaaataggattcatttacttaataagagttaatttatttagatttatttaattaatatttaagttaggggggcgttagggttagggttagacttaggtttaggggttaataattttatgacagtggcggcggcgtagtggggggcaggataggggttaataaatttattataggtggcgacggtgtagggggggcagattaggggttaataaatttattataggtggcgacggtgtaggggggcaggataggggttaataggtttaatataggttgcggcgggttcatggagcggcggtttaggggttaaactatttatttagttgcggagaggtgcgggatcagcaggataggggttaataattttattatagagggcgacggtatagggggggcaggataggggttactaggtatactgtaggtggcagcggtgtccgggagcggcggtttaggggttaatacatttataagagttgcggcagggtctaggagcggcggtttaggggttaatacatttataagagttgcggcggggtctaggagcgacggtttaggggttaatacatttataagagttgcggcggggtctaggagcggcggttcaggggttagtaactttattgagttgcgggaggctccgggggcgccggtatagggatagaacagtgtagtttagtgtgagtgcttagtgacaggctagcaataaagctgggaaaaagccgaagggcagcgagatcggatgagtgataactgtcacagtccgctgctcatcgccccgcggctttttgacagctttatttgataacttaggcgtattttttcaggtccgcggcggcgaaggtaggcgagcttaggcgggcgtattgggccggcgaagccagaaaagtagacggcttgataactaccctccCCTCGTGTTATTGTCCATTGACAAACATTACATTGGTTCTCCTGcttaaattattcatataaatatagtgAAAATCTATATACATCATTTAGCAAGTGTTACCGTTCTAATAATGTGCTTCACGGAAGGACCACAAAATCATTAGTTGTTGCTGACCGCTATTGCTGCAAATTGGTTAAAAGATTATTTTACTTTAGATTCCCAACgaaaaaattaaagtacaaaaacagtTTAAATACCAGAATCGAATCTTTTGTCTAATACAggtacacaaaatatataaataaaaaaaaaaaatatttctggattaaaaagcttctttttttctttgcataggTTTATTCCTGTTGCATATTCAAATATATGGTCCATAAGGCGTCTAAAGATTGAACACTATAGTACAATAATGTTCTATTGATTTGTGCATTTCCGGTCTGGTAACTAGCATAGTGAAGGCCCGCCCAGCAGTGCCATAAAATAGAGTTCTTTGATGCTGGTGGATTCTCTGTAACCAAAGGAAACTCACAATGCAGACTCTGTTGCTGTTATAGCCTGATCTCTCCTAGAAAGTTGGCTTGCTCATATATTCTTCCATTGTCTCTTGTAACATATCAGAATTCTCGATGGCTCTCACTACAGAGTCTTTGGAGGTCTCTTGTATTTCTCCACCCAGCAGGAACTCATCTAAGATAAAGTATGctttttcaaagttaaaaataatgtCCAGCTCACAGACATTCCCAAAGTACTTGTCTAATAGCTCCACAAATCGATAGGCAATCTCCAACGTCAGCAGCTCATTATCCTGATCTTCTATTGCAAAGCAGAAGTACAGGCTGGCATACCTTTTGTACACAAGTTTTAGATCCTTCCAGTCAACAAAGCTGCTCATTTTAGGTGTTCGAGTAAGGATAGTGTGAATCAATTCCTGTGTTATCTTTTGTTTCTCCTTTTCCTGGAGCGTCACATACCATTTCTGTAGACGTAGCTTCCCTTGGCGACTGAACAGAAGGAGGAAACGGATCATTTCTGTTCCGGCGGAAAGGGAAGAGACAGGTGACAGTAACACcgtattttattaatttcatttattttattttattgtaatgttaggttttagtgtaaggcaggttaggttttatttcacaggtaagtttgtattcattttaactaggtagttattaaatagttaataactatttactaactagtctacctagttaaaataaatacaaacttacctgtgaaataaaaataaaacctaagatagctacaatataactattagttatattgtagctagcttaggttttattttaaggtaagtatgtatttaggaagtatttaggtaataattgtaaggtttatttagatttattttaattatatttaagtaaggggttagacttaggtttagggttacgttagggttaggtttaggggttaatatatttatatagtgatgtgtgataggccagaggtttaggggttaatagtttaatttagtatatttcgttgtggggggcttgcggtttagtggttaataggtttattatagtggcggtgttggcggatggcctcccaggcaaactcgtaataccggcgctatggaagtcccattgaaaaaggacttttttaaaagtgcggtactgacattgcgtaagggccaaaaaggtgtgcggtacacctataccgacaagtaataacagcgttagggaaaaagcagcgttatgaagcataacgatgctttttcactcataacacaaaactcgtaatctagctgattgttctgtaaatgaagaacaatggaatgagaaatatttacagtaaatctatactataattgcgtttgtaatgtttgTCGCCGTCTGcagttgcacacacatcctcaatggatgttcaaatcagccaataggatgagagctactgaaattctattggctgatttgaatttgaagaatcaaatcagccaataggaactcaagggacgccatctttaatcgcataccttgaatttacTGTTCAGTGTATGtcagcgatcgtacgaagaggatcctccatgctccatagctccacggtcgccgggtcttcagttccagggtcaccggtcttcagttacaGGATCGCCGgttttcagctccgcggtcatcgatcttcagctccgccctccactccgcaccggattgttcctggaagaagaaagaagaggttgccgtttggaagaagacttcaccgcctggaacagtacCTTCtcagtgagtagcaacctgggggttagacttaagattttttaagttttttttgggggggttgtttaatttagattaggggtgggcagtaaaagagctaaatgcccttttaagggcaatgtccaaacaaatgccctttccagggtgatgggtagtttaggttttttagtgttagggtcttttattttggggggtttggtgggtgggtttttactgttagggggacttagagctgtttatcttggggcaatgccctgcaaaagcccttttaagggctactggcagtttattcttagattagggggtgtttttattgggggggggggttattttcatagggattaggtttcattttgtaaatttgggtaattttttttttattttctgtaatgttagattttttttattttctgtaatttaggttaatttaaactaattttaaaaaattttaggagttagacttaggttttttattttatttatttttttagattagggtgggttttactgttaggggggacttagaatttttggtaactgcaaaagagctgtttaacttagggcaatgccctacaaaaatcccttttaagggctattggtagtttagcattagattaggattttttttattttcatagggattaggttttatatttttatttttgataatttgtttatttttttccgtatttttttttttttttttatttaacaacacatagaggcccatttatcaagctccgaatggagcttgtgggcccgtgtttctggcgagtcttcagacttgccagaaacagcagttatgaagcagcggccacaaagaccgctgctccataaccctgtccacctactctgagcaggcggacaggaatcgccagaatttaacccgaccgagtacgatcgggttgattgacacctccctgctggcggccggcgttgcaccagcagctcttctgagctgctggtgcaattctgaatacggagagcgtattgctctacgcattcagcgaggtcttgcggacctgatccgcactgtcggatcaggtccgcaagacctttgataaataggccccatagactgagagtggagagagagcaaaagagaggggggtcaaaagagaagagggagagagagcaaaagagaggggggagagagggcaaaagagaacggggagagagagcaaaagagaggggggatagagctaatgagaggagagagagagagcaaaagagaggggggatggagagcaaatgagaggggagagagagcaaatgagaggggagagagggcaaaagagatgggggggagagagcaaatgagaggggagagagagcaaaagagatgggggagagagagcaaaagagaggggggagagatcgcaagagaagggggagagagagcaaaagagagggaatagagcgcaaaagagaggggggagagagagcaaaagagagggggagatagagcaaaaggggtggtgaaagaatctacctggattctttcaccaccctgccattttcggaatccacctggatggcagagtg
Proteins encoded in this region:
- the LOC128651664 gene encoding AP-1 complex subunit sigma-3-like, with product MIRFLLLFSRQGKLRLQKWYVTLQEKEKQKITQELIHTILTRTPKMSSFVDWKDLKLVYKRYASLYFCFAIEDQDNELLTLEIAYRFVELLDKYFGNVCELDIIFNFEKAYFILDEFLLGGEIQETSKDSVVRAIENSDMLQETMEEYMSKPTF